GGACGACCGCTCAGGAGCGCGCGTCGGCCAGCGTGCGGGCCAGCGCCACCAGGGTCCGGACGCCGCTGCCGGTGCCGCCCTTGGGGACATAGTCGTACGGCCCGCCGGTGTTCCACGCGGGGCCGGCGATGTCGAGATGGGCCCACGGCTCGCCCTCGGGGACGAACTCCTGCAGGAAGGCCGCCGCCGTCAGCGCGCCGCCGTACCGGGTGGTGCCCGAGGACGCCAGGTCGGCGACCTCGCTGCGCAGGTTGTCGTGGATGTGCTCGGGGATCGGCAGCTGCCAGAACGCCTCCCCGGACGCCTCCGCTGCATCCAGGAGGGTGTCGGCGGTCCCGTCGTCGGAGGCCATCAGGCCCGCGACCCGCTCGCCCAGCGCCACGACGCAGGCGCCCGTGAGGGTGGCGATGTCGACGGTGAGGTCGGGATCGTCCTCGCTCGCCCGCACCAGCGCGTCGGCCATGACCAGGCGGCCCTCGGCGTCGCTGTTGGCGTTCTCGACGGTCTTGCCGCCGTACATCGTCAGGACGTCGGAGGGCCGGTAGGCCGAGCCCGACGGCATGTTCTCGGCCATGGCCGCGTACGCGGTCACGCGCACCTTCAGCTTCAGCTCGGCGATGGCCGCGATCGCCGAGATGACCGCGGCGGCGCCCGCCATGTCGGTCTTCATCGTGATCATGCCGTCGGCGGGCTTGAGGTTGAGGCCGCCGGTGTCGAACGTGATGCCCTTGCCGACCAGCGCGAGGTGCGCCTTGGCGCCGCGCGGGTTGTAGCTGATCCGGACCAGCCGGGGCGGACGCGTCGACCCGCCGCCGACGGCCAGGATGCCGCCGTAGCCGCCGCGCGCGAGCGCCTTCTCGTCCAGCACCTCGACGTCCAGCTTGGCCGCCTTGGCGACGGCGCGGGCGTCCTCGGCGAACGTCTCGGGGTACAGCAGGTTGGCGGGGGTGTTGACCCAGTCGCGGGCGCGGTTCACGGCCCGCGCCACGGTGGCGGCCGCCTCGACCTGGGCGCCGGCGTCCTTGGCGGCGGACACGACCGCCAGCGACGCGATGGGGTCGGAGGCGGGCTCGCTGCTCGCCTTGACGTAGCCGTAGCTGCCCAGCAGCGCGCCCTCGGCGACGCCGCGGACGACCTCGGGCTCCACGGCGTCGACGCTGATGGCGACCTTGAGGTGCCGATCCCCGGCGGTCGCGGCCGCCGCGCGCACGCCCGACCCCGCGGCGCGGCGCACCTGCTCCGGCGTCACGTCGACGCCCCCCAGGCCGGTCACGACGACGACCGGCACACCCGGCAGCGTGACGGTGGCGCCCACCTTGGTGGTCGCCCCCAGTTGCTGCGCCGACGCCAGCAGCGAGGCGCCCTGGCGCTTGGTCCACGCCTTGTCCAGATCCTCCCCGGCGCCCACGAGGACGGGACCCCCGGAGGCCTCGGCGAGCCCGACGACAAGGACGTCGGCGTCCTTGGGCAGGCTCGATACAGCGGTGATCGGGGCAGCGAAGCGTTGGTCACAGGTCTCATCCCTCCGTGTGGTGGCTCGACTCGCCAGCCTACTCACGGTCGCAGCCCGGCGGGTGCCGGACGGGCACGCGGAGGACGCCGAACGGGCCCGTCCGCTGGGGTAGGTTGAGCGCATGGCCGAGGAGAAGACATCGCCGTTGCACGCGCGCCACGAGGCGCTGGGAGCCAAGTTCGCCGAGTTCGGCGGCTGGTCGATGCCCCTGCAGTACTCCTCCGTGGTCGCCGAGCACACCGCGGTGCGCCAGGCGGTCGGGATCTTCGACGTCAGCCATCTCGGCAACGCCCGGGTCGCCGGGCCGGGCGCGCGGGACTTCCTCAACGCCTGCTTCACCAACGATCTCGGCCGCATCGGCCCGGGCCAGGCGCAGTACACCCTGTGCTGCTCCGAGGACGGCGGCGTCGTGGACGACCTCATCCAGTACCTGGTCTCCGACGACGAGGTCCTGCTCATCCCCAACGCGGCCAACACCGCCACCGTCGTCGACCTGCTCGCCGCCGCCGCGCCCGAGGGCGTCACCGTGACGAACCAGCAGGAGGACTTCGCGATCCTGGCGGTCCAGGGTCCTCGCTCCGACGAGGTGCTTTCCGCGCTCGGCGTCACCGCGGACCTGGACTACATGCAGTTCCGCACCACCACGATCGCCGGCTGCGAGGTGTCGCTGTGCCGCACCGGCTACACCGGCGAACTCGGGTACGAGGTCGTGTGCCGCACGCAGGACGCCGGGGCCGTCTGGGACGCCCTGCTGGCCGCCGGCGAGCCGCTGGGGATGCTGCCCGCGGGCCTGGGCGCCCGCGACACGCTGCGCACCGAGATGGGCTACGCGTTGCACGGCCACGAACTGTCCGACACCATCACGCCGGTGATGGCCGGCCTGGTCTGGGCGGTCGGCTGGGACAAGCCCACGTTCTGGGGCGCCGAGGCGCTGCGCGCGCAGCGGGCCGAGGGCCCGCGCGCCGCTCCCGCGCCATCAAGGCCGCCGGGCGCGGCATCCCGCGTCCGGGGATGGAGTGCGTGGACGCCGACGGCGCCGTGGTGGGCGTCCTCACCTCGGGCACCTTCAGCCCGACGCTGCAGGCCGGGATCGGCCTGGCGCTGCTCGACCCGGCCTACAAGCCCGGCGCCGACGTGGGCGTCCGGGTGCGGAACCGGGTGGAGCCGTTCACCGTGGAGAAGGCGCCGCTGGTGCAGCCCCACGTGCGCGCCCAGTGACGCGGCGGTGGTGGGCGCACGTCGCCCTGGCCGCGGTCGGCGTGATCGTCGTGGTGTGGGTGCTGACGGTCGGGGCGAACCCGACGATCAGCTGCCGGGAGGTCGTCATGCACCCCGGCGACACCTGCGCCAACGCGCAGGGCACCCGCGTGCAGACCTACCAGGAGCGCTACGACGCGGCGCAGCAGGCGCGTCCCGTCATCGGCGGGGTGGGCGCCCTGGTCGCGGCGTTCGGGGCCGGCCTCGCGGTCGCCGAGGTCAGGCGTGCAGGCTCATCGGGCCGTACACGACCCGACCGTCCTGCAGCAGCGTGACCTCGTCGAGGCCCGCGTCCTCGAGTTCCTCGTAGTTCTGCGTGAGCCACGCCTCGGCGTCGGCCTGCGTGGGGAACTCCTGCGCCAGGCCCGTCGTGACGGCCACGGCGTCGTCGGCCTGCGGCGAGTCCCAGCGCCAGGGCATCAGAACGCCTCGCCGCGCTTGATCCGGGGCGGGGGCTGGCGCCAGCGGCGGAACGACATCTGGCGGTTGAAGCCGTAGAACAGCAGGCCCTTCAGCGGCGTGCCCGGGATGCGCTGGGCGGCGAGCTGCTTGAACCGGCGCCACAGCAGGGCGGCGTCCAGCACGATCAGGGCGATGAACGCCCAGGTGGCGTACAGCAGCCACTGGATGTAGGGCGTCAGCTGCGGGATGAACGCCAGCGCCATCACCCCGAGCAGCACGGGCATCGCGATCTCGGCGGGGTTGAAGCGGGAGTCGACCAGGTCGCGCATCAGCGTGCGGCCGGGCGTCTCCTCCTGGCGGGCGAGGTTGCGCTGCCGCTCGACGTAGGTGGCCTCGCGGTCGCGCTTCTTGGCCTCCTTGGGCGACAGCGTCGGGTTCAGGCGCTGCCGTCGGGCAGCCTCCGCGTCACGCCGCGACGGCGTCGGCGCGTTCTTCTTGTCCTGGGAGGAACGCGGAACCACGACGGGTTCGGGCTCGGGCGCGGGGTCCGACTTCTTGAACAGGGCCACGTGTGATCAGGTCCTTCTGCTGCGATGGGAACTCTCCCAGTCTAGTTCAGGGGAAGCTCCGGGGCACGACGCCGTCGCCGACGCGGGGGCGGGGGCTAGGCTGTGACCGCTGAACCGCCCACGGAAGGACCCTAAGGAAGACCATGGCCGGCTTGTTCGAACGACTCAGGATCATTTTCAACGCCAAGGCCGAGAAGGCGCTGGACAAGATGGAGGATCCGCGCGAGACCCTCGATTACTCCTACCAGCGGCAGCTCGAGCTCCTGCAGAAGGTGCGCCGCGGCGTGGCGGACGTCGCCACGAGCCGCAAGCGCGTCGAACTGCAGGCCAACCAGCTGGACGCCGAGATGAAGAAGCTGTCGCTCTCGGCGCAGCGCGCGCTCGAGGTCAACCGCGAGGACCTGGCCCGCGAGGCCCTGACCCGCAAGTCCGGGCTGCAGAGCCAGCTCGAGGACCTGATGACGCAGCACTCCACCCTGCAGGGCGAGGAGGAGAAGCTGGTCCGCGCCAGCACGCGCCTCCAGGCGAAGGTGGACGCCTTCCGCACCCGCAAGGAGACCATCAAGGCCACCTACTCCGCCGCCGAGGCCCAGACGCGCATCAACGAGGCGTTCACCGGCATCAGCGAGGAGATGGGCGACGTCGGCATGGCGATCCAGCGCGCCGAGGACAAGACGGCGCAGATGCAGGCCCGCGCCGGCGCCATCGACGAGCTGCTCGCGTCCGGCGCGCTGGAGGACCCGACGCACACCTACAAGGACGACATCACCCGCGAGCTCGACTCGTTGGCCTCGTCCTCGGAGGTCGAGAACGAACTGGCCGCCATGAAGGCGTCCATCGGAGCCCTCCCCGGGGCTCCCGCCCAGGCGGCGCCTCAGATCGCCGCCAGCCCCGCCCAGCCGGTCGAGGCCGAGGTCACCGAGGTGACCGACGACGCCGGTGCGGGCGACTCCCGTCCGGCGTCCGGCCCGCAGGGGTGACGCCATGATCGTGCGCATCCTGGGTGAGGGGCAGTACCGCCTCGAGGACGCCGAACTGGAGATCCTCAACGCGCTGGACGACGACGTGGAGGCCGCCGTCAAGGCGGGCGACGAGGAGTGGCTCGTCCGGGCCCTGACCCGGCTCCTGGCCGAGGTCAGGGAGCAGGGCAACCCGCTCGACGACGACCTGCTGATCGACTCCGACGTGATCATGCCTGCGGCGGACACGCCGCTGGAGCAGATCCGGGAGTGGATCGGCGACGAGCAGGGTGCCGGGGGTTGCTTCCCTAGTGCGCCTGCTCATCTGCACCGATCGCCTCGGGGCCCTCGCGTCGTCCGACGCGGGGGCCGCGTTGGGTCGCGCGTTCGTGCGCGCCCGCCCCGGCGTCGAGGTCGCCGTCGTGCCCATGGCCGCCGGCGGCGCCGACCTGCGCGCCGCGCTGGCCGACCTGGGCGACGCCTCCCCGGTCGTCACGTCCGGCGATCCGGAGGCGCCGGCCGTCGCGGGCATCGACCCCTGGTCGACATCCCTGGAGATCGGGAACGCCCTGGCCGCCGCGCTGGCGTCCCGGCCGGCACGCGTGGTGGTCGACCTGACCGGCGTTCGCACCCACGACGCCGGTTCGGGCATCCTCGCGGCGCTCGGCGCGCACGCGGACGTCGCCCTGGACGCGGGGGTCGGCGGGCTCGCCGGCATCACGCGCCTCGACCTCGAACCCGCCCGCGCGCTGGTGGGGGACACCGAACTCGTGGCCGTCGTGGACCCGGCCGAGCTGGGCGACCTGTTGCTCGGCCTGCGCGGCGTCACCGCGCGCCGCGGCCACGCCACGGGCGCCGACCCGGCGCTCATGCTCGCCACCGACGCGTCCCTGGGGTCGCTCGCCGGCCTGCTGGGCGTCCCGGACGGCCCGGGGATGGGCGCGGCCGGGGGAGCGGTGGTCGCCCTGACCGCGCTCGGGCGTGGCTCACCACCGGCCCCGCGCTGTGCGCCGAGACGGCGCAGTTCGAGAGGACGGCCGCCGCCGCCGACGTCCTCGTGACCGGGGCCGACCAGCTCGACTTCGTCCGGCGCGGCGGCCCCGTCGTGGGCGAGGTGATCGCCGCCGCCGAGCGGACCCTGCGGCCGTGCGTGGTGGTCGCCAGGACCGTCGACGTGTCGGCGCGCGAGCTCCGGACCTTCGGCGTCGAGGTGGCCTACGCGGTGGGCGGGGAGCCCGACCTGGGCGCCGACGCCCTCACGACCCGCGCCGCGGGCGTGGCGGGCAGCTGGACGTGGTGAGGGCGTCCGGGCTTCGGCGAACCCGCCCCGTGACCTAGACTGGAACGAGCACGGTGCCGCGCATCCCGTTCGGACGCGGCCCCACCGATCACGGAGGAATCACCCACATGAGCGTTGATCAGCAGCCCGAGGTCCAGGCCGACGGCATCATTCTGACCGAGGTCGCGGCGAAGAAGGTCTCCGACCTCGCCGCCAGCGAGGGCGAAGAGGGCCTGGCGCTGCGCATCTCGGTGGCCCCCGGCGGCTGCTCCGGCCTGCGCTACCAGCTGGCCCTGGACGACCGCGATCTCGAGGGCGACATCGAGAAGGAGTGGTACGGCGTCAAGGTCGTGACCGACCGCATGAGCGCCCCGTACCTGTCCGGCGCGACGATCGACTTCGTCGACACCATCCAGCAGCAGGGCTTCACCATCGACAACCCGAACGCGGGCGGCTCGTGCGCCTGCGGCGACAGCTTCCACTGACACACCCCGTGACCGCGAGGTCACGAAAGGGACACAGTGTCCCACACTGCGGGCACCCGGCAGCCTCGGAAGAGGCGATCGGGTGCCCCTTTGGGTTACTGTGCCTAGGTGCATCGACAGCCTGGCCGACCATGCCCTGTTATGGACCGGCCGACGACCAAGGGAAGGGTGTGACGTGGCTCCGAATCGAACCCGGTTCGCCCGTCGAGCCGTCGCGGCGGTGGCCGCCGTCGGTGGTGCGCTGGCGCTGAGTGGCTGCTCGCAGGCGACGCTGGAGCAGTGGACGCGGTGGGGCCTCCCCGAGGCCGCGACCGACCGTGCTCCGTTCATCGGGAACCTGTGGAACGGCGCGTGGATCGCGTCGATGGTCATCGGCGTCCTGGTGTGGGGCCTGATCGGCTACGCGATCATCCGGTTCCGCCGCCGCAGCCACGACGAGGCTCCCAAGCAGACGCAGTACCACCTGCCGATGGAGATCCTGTACACGCTGGTGCCGTTCCTCATCATCGGCGTCCTGTTCTTCTTCACCGTGCAGGCGCAGAACGGGGTCCTGGCGAAGGCCGCGGACGGCGACGTGCACGAGATCGACGTCATCGGGCAGAAGTGGTCCTGGACGTTCAACTACCGCGAGGCGGACAACCCCGCCATCGGCAGCGACGCCCACACCGTCGGCACCATCGAGACGATCCCCACGCTGTACCTCCCGCTGAACAAGCCGGTGCGGTTCAACCTCGAGTCGGCCGACGTCATCCACTCCTTCTGGGTCCCCGACTTCTACTTCAAGCTCGACGTCATCCCGGGCCACCCGAACAGCTTCGACGTGACGCCCACCAAGGAGGGCGAGTTCCTCGGCAAGTGCGCCGAACTGTGCGGCACCTACCACGCGCAGATGGTCTTCCACGTGAAGGTGCTCCCCGAGGCGGAGTACGAGGCGCAGATCAAGCAGTTGGCGGCGTCCGGCCAGACCGGTGACCTGGTCGCCCCGTCGTTCCCGTCCACCGGACCGAAGAAGGAGGGCTGAGCACATGACCGCAACCGCTGCACGCGTCGACTCCAGCGTCGCCGCCGCGCCCGCGCGGCGCCTCGGTAAGGGTGAGCTCGTCTGGTCGTGGATGACGACCACCGACCACAAGGTCATCGCGAAGCTGTACATCTGGACGGCCCTGGCGTTCTTCGCCTTCGGCGGCCTGCTCGCGCTCGGCATCCGCGCCGAGCTGGCGTTCCCGGGGCTGCAGTACCTCAGCTACGAGTCGTTCAACCAGTTCTTCACCATGCACGGCACGATCATGCTGCTGATGTTCGCGACGCCGATGTTCGCGGCCTTCGCGAACGCGCTGATGCCCATCCAGATCGGCGCCCCCGACGTCGCGTTCCCGCGGCTGAACATGTTCAGCTACTGGCTGTACCTGGCCGGTTCGCTGATCGCCTGCGCGGGCTTCCTGAGCCCGGACGGCGCGGCCTCCTTCGGCTGGTTCGCCTACGTCCCGCTCTCGGACGCCATCAACAGCCCCGGCGCCGGCGGCAACCTGTGGATCGTGGGGCTCTACCTGCTGGGCCTGAGCTCGATCCTCGGCGCGGTCAACTTCGTCACCACCATCGTGCTGCTCCGTGCCCCCGGCATGACCATGTTCCGCATGTCGATGTTCACCTGGAACATCCTGGTGACGTCGCTGCTGATCCTGGTCGTCTTCCCGGTGCTCGCGGCGGGCCTGCTGGTCCTGCTCAGCGACCGCGTCCTGGGCACGCACATCCTGGACGCCGCGACCGGCGGCGCGATCCTGTGGCAGCACCTGTTCTGGTTCTTCGGCCACCCCGAGGTGTACGTGCTGGCGCTGCCGTTCTTCGGCATCGTCACCGAGATCATCCCGGTGTTCAGCCGCAAGCCGGTCTTCGGCTACATCGGCCTGGTGGCCGCGACCCTGTCGATCGGCGCGCTGTCGATCTCGGTGTGGGCGCACCACATGTTCGTGACGGGCGCGGTGAACCTGCCGTTCTTCTCGTTCATGACGTTCATGATCGCGGTCCCCACCGGCGTGAAGTTCTTCAACTGGATCGGCACGATGTGGAACGGATCGATCCGCATGCAGAGCCCGATGCTGTTCTCCATCGGCTTCCTGACCACGTTCCTGTTCGGCGGCCTCACCGGCGTCATCCTGGCCTCGCCGCCGCTGGACTTCCAGGTGTCCGACACCTACTTCGTGGTCGCGCACTTCCACTACGTGCTGTTCGGCACCGTCGTGTTCTCGATGTTCGCCGGCTTCTACTTCTGGTGGCCCAAGTGGTACGGCTACAAGCTGGACGAGAAGCTCGCCGTGCTCCACTTCTGGCTGATCTTCCTCGGCTTCCACATGACGTTCCTCGTGCAGCACTGGCTGGGCGTGGAGGGCATGCAGCGTCGTATCGCCGACTACCTGCCGCAGGAGGGCTTCACCTTCCTCAACCAGGTCTCGACGGTGGGCGCGTTCCTGCTGGGCGTCTCGATGCTGCCGTTCCTGTGGAACGTGTACAAGAGCCACAAGTCGGCTCCCCGCGTCACCGAGGACGACCCGTGGGGCTGGGGCCGTTCGCTGGAGTGGGCCACCTCCTGCCCGCCGCCGCGCCACAACTTCACGTCCCTGCCCCGGATCCGCAGCGAGGCTCCCGCCTTCGACCTGCACTACCCGGAGATGTCGGGCCGCGGCGTCGTCGCGCCGGCCGAGCCCAAGGCTGAGATCGCGCAGGAGGAGTCCCGATGAAGTCCGAAGCGAAGATCTTCTTCTTCCTGGTCGCCTTCTTCGCGATCGTCACCCCGGCGTACGCCTACGTGACGTGGTCGATGGGCCACTTCGAGGTGATCGGCACCACGGTGCTGGCGCTCACCCTGCTGTTCTCGCTGATGATCTGGGGTCTGCTCATCATCACCGGGCGCACCGTGGGCATGCGTCCCGAGGACCGCAAGGACGGCGAGATCGTCGAGGGCGCCGGCGCCCTGGGGTTCTTCCCGCCGAGCAGCATCGTCCCGTTCTGGTCCGCGATCGCGATCGCGGTCATCCTGCTGGGCGCCGTCTATGGCTGGTGGCTGTCGCTGCTGGGCGTCGGGCTCGGCATCTGGGCCGCCTGCGGCTGGGCCTACGAGTTCTACACCGGCGACTACAAGCACTGAGCGTCAGGCGAACGGCCCCGGATCCCTCTCGGATCCGGGGCCGTTCGCCGTTCGCACGTCCCGGGCGATCGGAGTCGGCGCTCGCCGCCGCGCGGACGGACCGGGAACCGCTGCGCGGTCGGGTGCTGCCGCCGCGGGGCGGGGCGCCCGGCCGGAAACGCTGTTCCGGGCTGCGGGACGCCGGGGCCGCGGCGGGCCCGGGACCTAGAGTGACGCCATGAAACCGGTCGAACAGCGCGGCGCGTACGCCGTGGGCGCCCTGCTGCTGCTGAGCCTCACCGGCTGCGTGCTGGGCACCGGCGGGCCGCGCCCGGCGCCGTCGAGCCCCGCCCCCGAGCCCTCGGCCGCCCTGGATCTGGCGGGGGAGTGGCGGTCGTTCGAGGTCGGCGGGTCGGCGCCCGAGGGTGCGGCCCGCGAGATCATGATCGCCGTCGAGCCGGCCGCCTCCCCGTCGCCGGGAACCGCGGTGCTGCGGGCGTCCTACGGTGGCTGCCCCGCCGTCTGGGTGACCAGCTACACCCTCGACCAGGGCCGGCTGATGCTGGGCCCGGCCGCGCCGCTGCCGGCGCTGGGTTGCCTCGAGCCGCAGAGCTCGGGGGCCGGTTGGCTGGCCGGCTTCCTTTCGAACCGTCCGGCGGTCGAACTCGCCGACGGGATCCTCACGCTGTCCGGCGGCCCCAGCACGGTGCGGGCCCGCCGCTCCTAGCCGGCGAGCCACCCCCGGGGCCCGGGCTCGGGGTCACCAACTCACGTGGAGCGGGCGACCCTCCTCGTAACCGGAGCGGGACTGGACGCCCACGGTGGCGCGGGCGTGGAAGTCGGGCAGCGTCCTGGCCCCGGCGTAGGTGCAGGAGGAGCGGACGCCCGACGTGATGAAGTCCATCAGGTCCTCCACCCCCGGGCGCGCAGGGTCCAGGTACATCCGCGAGGACGAGATACCCTCCTCGAACAGCGAGGCGCGGGCGCGCTCGAAGAACGCCTGCTCCTTGGTGCGGGCGCGGACGGCGCGGGCCGAGGCCATCCCGAACGACTCCTTGTAGGCGCGGCCATCGGCGTCCCGCATGAGCGGGGAGGTCGACTCGTGCGTCCCGGCGAACCAGGAGCCCACCATGACGGCACCGGCGCCGGCGGCCAGGGCCAGCGCCACGTCGCGCGGGTGCCGCACGCCGCCGTCGGCCCAGATCGCCTTGCCGAGGTCCGCTGCGGCTGCCGCGCAGTCCAGCACGGCGGAGAACTGGGGGCGGCCCACGCCGGTCTGCATCCGGGTGGTGCACATCGCGCCGGGACCGACCCCGACCTTGACGATGTCGGCGCCGGCCTCGATGAGGTCGACGGTGCCCTCGGCGGTCACGATGTTGCCGCCGACGAGCGGCACGCGGACGCCGGTCCGGTCGGCGTGCGCGTCCCGGACGGCCCGCACGCTGCGCAGGGTCTCGAGCATGCGGTCCTGGTGCCCGTGGGCGGTGTCCATGACCAGGACGTCCGCGCCGGCCTCCAGCAGCGTCGTGGCGCGCCGCTCCGTCTCCCCGGAGATCCCGACGGCGGCGCCGATCTTGAGGCGGCCGTCGGCGTCCAGCGCGGGCGCATACAGAGCGGAGCGCATGGCCCCCTTGAGCGTGAGGACGCCCACCAGCTGCCCGGAGGCGTCCACCGCGATCGCGATCTTGCGGCGCTGCTCGGTGAGCAGGTCGAAGACCTCCTGCGGCGCGGAAGTGTCGGACACGATCGTGAGGTCGGTGGTCATCACCTCGTGGACCGGCACGAAGCGGTCCACGCCCGCGGCGTCCGAGGCGGCGACGAGCCCGACCGGGGCGCCGGCGTCCAGCACGACGGCGACGCCGTGGGCCCGCTTGGGGATCAGCGGCAGGGCGTCGGCGACGACCGTGTCCGGCGTCACGCGGATCGGGGTGTCGAACGTGACGTGGGCGGCCTTCACGCGGGCGATGGCCTCGGCGGTCGCGGCGGGGGAGAGGTCCTGGGGCACGATCGAGATCGCGCCGCGGCGGGCGACCGTCTCGGCCATCCTGCGTCCGGAGATCGCGGTCATGTTGGCGACCACGAGGGGCGTGGGCAGCGCCAGGCCGTCGGTCGACGTCAGGTCGACGTCCATCCGCGACCGGATGGAGGAGCGGGTCGGCGACATGAACACGTCGTCGTAGGTCAGGTCATGGTCGGGCTTGCCCGTCGTGAAACGCACGGGGGCCATCGTAGCCCGCGGTGTCGCGTCTGGCCCCCTGGGGCCCGCGCAGCCCCCTCGGGTGGTCTGGGGGCCCCCAGCACGCCCCTTGGCCGGCGCAGGCCGCTGGACGGCCCCTCACGCGCCCTCAGGGCCCCAGGCCGTCGCCCAGGGGCCGGCCGCCCCCGCGGCCTGGTCCTCGTCCGGTGGGGACGCAGAGGGGCGGCGACCCGAACCGGATCGCCGCCCCTCGTGGGTGCTGCTAGACGAGCTGCCTGGGCTCGTCGGACGCGCCTTCGTCCTCCAGGGCGGGGGAGTGGTCCTCCTCCTCGTGGTGGGACGCCTCGGCGATCTCCTCGCGCGTCGGCTTGGCGATGTCGTCGCCGGAGTACCAGCGCGACAGGCGGGCGCGGAGCCCGCTGACAGCGTCCGGGTTCTTCAGCTTCACGCCGTGCTCGTCGTGGGTCGGCGTCGGCTCCAGCGGCGTGAACTGCTGGTGCTGGGTGAGCGTGAAGGCCTCGTCGTTCGAGATCGGCGCGTGCGGCTCGGAGAAGCCACCCGTCGGGCTCTGGACGATGATGCCGGACTCCGAGCCGTGCAGGACGCGCTCGCGGTCGGCGCGCTGCAGCGACAGGCAGATCCGCTTGGTGATGATGAACGCGATCACCGGCCCGACGAACACCGCGATCCGGAGGAACCAGGTCACCGCGTTCAGCGAGATGTGGAACGTGGTGGCGATGATGTCGTTGCCGCCGCCGGCCCACAGCAGGCCGTAGAACGTCATGCCGGCCACGCCGAGCCCGGTGCGGGTCGGGGCGTTGCGGGGACGATCCAGCAGGTGGTGCTCACGCTTGTCGCCCGTGATCCACGCCTCCACGAACGGCCACAGGGCCAGGGAGGTGTAGAAGATGCCCATCAGGACGGCGAACGGCAGGAAGATGTTCCACGACCAGGTGGTCGGGCCCCAGTGGGACTCGATGCCGGGCATGATGCGGACCGCGCCCTCGACCCAACCCATGTACCAGTCCGGCTGCGAACCGGCGGTGACCTGGGCGGGGTTGTACGGGCCGTACATCCAGACCTGGTTGATCGACATCGTCGCGCCCATGAGGATCAGGACGCCGAACACGATGAAGAAGAAGCCGCCGGCCTTGGCCATGTAGACCGGGAACAGCGGGTAGCCGACCACGTTCTTCTCGGTGCGGCCCGGGCCGGGGAACTGGGTGTGCTTGTGGTAGACGAGCAGCGTCATGTGCGCGCCGATCAGGGCCAGCAGGATCGCCGGCACCAGCAGGATGTGCGCCATGTAGAAGCGGGCGATGATCGCGCCGCCCGGGTACTCGCCGTCGAACACGAAGAACTGCACCCAGGTGCCGATGACCGGCACCGACAGGATCGCGCCCTCGGTGAAGCGGAGGCCCGTGCCGGACAGCAGATCGTCGGGCAGCGAGTAGCCGGTCATGCCGGCGATCATCGACAGCGACAGCAGCACGACGCCGATGAGCCAGTTCAGCTCACGCGGCTTGCGGTACGCGCCGGTGAAGAAGATGCGCAGCATGTGCACCGTCATGGCGGCCATGAACAGGATCGCCGCCCAGTGGTGGATCTGCCGGACCAGCAGGCCGCCGCGGACGTCGAAGCTGATCTGCAGCGTCGACTCGAACGCCTCCGACATCTGGAGGCCCCGCATGAGCTGGTAGGTGCCCTCGTACTCGACCTCGGCCATCGACGGCTTGAACCAGATCGTCAGGAACAGGCCGGTGATGAGCAGAACGATGAACGAGTACAGCGCGATCTCGCCCAGCAGGAAGGACCAGTGGTCGGGGAAGACCTTGCGCAGCGCGGCCTTGCCGATCTTCGCGATGCCGACGCGCTCGTCGAGCCAGTCGGCGGGGGCGCCCA
Above is a window of Propioniciclava coleopterorum DNA encoding:
- the ctaD gene encoding aa3-type cytochrome oxidase subunit I, which produces MTATAARVDSSVAAAPARRLGKGELVWSWMTTTDHKVIAKLYIWTALAFFAFGGLLALGIRAELAFPGLQYLSYESFNQFFTMHGTIMLLMFATPMFAAFANALMPIQIGAPDVAFPRLNMFSYWLYLAGSLIACAGFLSPDGAASFGWFAYVPLSDAINSPGAGGNLWIVGLYLLGLSSILGAVNFVTTIVLLRAPGMTMFRMSMFTWNILVTSLLILVVFPVLAAGLLVLLSDRVLGTHILDAATGGAILWQHLFWFFGHPEVYVLALPFFGIVTEIIPVFSRKPVFGYIGLVAATLSIGALSISVWAHHMFVTGAVNLPFFSFMTFMIAVPTGVKFFNWIGTMWNGSIRMQSPMLFSIGFLTTFLFGGLTGVILASPPLDFQVSDTYFVVAHFHYVLFGTVVFSMFAGFYFWWPKWYGYKLDEKLAVLHFWLIFLGFHMTFLVQHWLGVEGMQRRIADYLPQEGFTFLNQVSTVGAFLLGVSMLPFLWNVYKSHKSAPRVTEDDPWGWGRSLEWATSCPPPRHNFTSLPRIRSEAPAFDLHYPEMSGRGVVAPAEPKAEIAQEESR
- a CDS encoding cytochrome c oxidase subunit 4, whose product is MKSEAKIFFFLVAFFAIVTPAYAYVTWSMGHFEVIGTTVLALTLLFSLMIWGLLIITGRTVGMRPEDRKDGEIVEGAGALGFFPPSSIVPFWSAIAIAVILLGAVYGWWLSLLGVGLGIWAACGWAYEFYTGDYKH
- a CDS encoding GuaB1 family IMP dehydrogenase-related protein, whose protein sequence is MAPVRFTTGKPDHDLTYDDVFMSPTRSSIRSRMDVDLTSTDGLALPTPLVVANMTAISGRRMAETVARRGAISIVPQDLSPAATAEAIARVKAAHVTFDTPIRVTPDTVVADALPLIPKRAHGVAVVLDAGAPVGLVAASDAAGVDRFVPVHEVMTTDLTIVSDTSAPQEVFDLLTEQRRKIAIAVDASGQLVGVLTLKGAMRSALYAPALDADGRLKIGAAVGISGETERRATTLLEAGADVLVMDTAHGHQDRMLETLRSVRAVRDAHADRTGVRVPLVGGNIVTAEGTVDLIEAGADIVKVGVGPGAMCTTRMQTGVGRPQFSAVLDCAAAAADLGKAIWADGGVRHPRDVALALAAGAGAVMVGSWFAGTHESTSPLMRDADGRAYKESFGMASARAVRARTKEQAFFERARASLFEEGISSSRMYLDPARPGVEDLMDFITSGVRSSCTYAGARTLPDFHARATVGVQSRSGYEEGRPLHVSW
- the qcrB gene encoding cytochrome bc1 complex cytochrome b subunit, yielding MARPADISPETGEVFETQRPDESDGVKTLGAPADWLDERVGIAKIGKAALRKVFPDHWSFLLGEIALYSFIVLLITGLFLTIWFKPSMAEVEYEGTYQLMRGLQMSEAFESTLQISFDVRGGLLVRQIHHWAAILFMAAMTVHMLRIFFTGAYRKPRELNWLIGVVLLSLSMIAGMTGYSLPDDLLSGTGLRFTEGAILSVPVIGTWVQFFVFDGEYPGGAIIARFYMAHILLVPAILLALIGAHMTLLVYHKHTQFPGPGRTEKNVVGYPLFPVYMAKAGGFFFIVFGVLILMGATMSINQVWMYGPYNPAQVTAGSQPDWYMGWVEGAVRIMPGIESHWGPTTWSWNIFLPFAVLMGIFYTSLALWPFVEAWITGDKREHHLLDRPRNAPTRTGLGVAGMTFYGLLWAGGGNDIIATTFHISLNAVTWFLRIAVFVGPVIAFIITKRICLSLQRADRERVLHGSESGIIVQSPTGGFSEPHAPISNDEAFTLTQHQQFTPLEPTPTHDEHGVKLKNPDAVSGLRARLSRWYSGDDIAKPTREEIAEASHHEEEDHSPALEDEGASDEPRQLV